The following proteins come from a genomic window of Streptomyces sp. NBC_01716:
- a CDS encoding glycosyl hydrolase family 95 catalytic domain-containing protein: MPASSRRDFLRITGTAAGGGLALAGGLRPFAAHAAPVRPSGVDLVPESKATAIWYTTPAVEASIMQEALPVGNGRLGALAGCDPVDDYLYLTDGAFWTGGRNDKLTDDGQLPYGADDFGSFGLLAKLRVALPGHSGEAVSDYRRQLDLSNGVVSARYRHRGVRYRREIYASHPDDVIVVRLTGDGPHTGTISLSGTHEETTSGDKGGLSFSGTLGNDLRYAAAVTAVSATGRVRVENDRITFAGCRELLIVVCGGTDYFPDAAKNFRDAATAPLTVARAKVAAAAKVSGGTLLDTHVADYQRLYNRFSIDLGESSQVQRSLDSWSRVAVRHTDRSTPDPELEATYVQYGRYLTITGSRDWLPMNLQGIWVHNNKPDWYADYHTDINVQMNYWLADPAGLGENSLALAEYCVSQLPVWTDVTKRLYNNEKNRFRNSTGDIAGWAVAFSTNIHGGSGWVWHPSGNAWLCNSLWRHYEYSQDRDYLKLIYPVLKGAAEFWRARLITETVTDPDGTKREVLIDDTAWSPEHGPDGKGNTYGQELVWELFEEFGTAAAVLGRDEELAAELAAMQARLYLPRVSPKTGWLEEWMSPENLGETTHRHLSPLIGFYPGDRIAADTSPAKLLDGVRELLTARGMDSYGWACAWRSLCWSRLKEAEKAYQLYLTILRPSMNNGNGTSANWFDMYSQGSYTIFQIDANLGGAAAALEMILYSRPDVIELLPALPRAWAAKGSVSGVGARGGFEVDLSWRDGKATTATVRSVGGRTTELRAGAFRKRITLKPGESIKVRIS; this comes from the coding sequence GTGCCCGCTTCGTCTCGTCGCGATTTTCTCCGCATCACCGGAACAGCCGCGGGCGGCGGTCTCGCCCTCGCCGGTGGACTCCGCCCATTCGCGGCCCATGCCGCCCCCGTTCGCCCCTCCGGCGTGGACCTCGTACCGGAGAGCAAGGCCACGGCAATCTGGTACACCACGCCCGCAGTTGAGGCGAGCATCATGCAAGAGGCCCTGCCCGTCGGCAATGGCCGGCTCGGCGCGCTGGCCGGGTGCGATCCGGTGGACGACTACCTCTACCTCACCGACGGCGCCTTCTGGACCGGCGGCCGTAACGACAAGCTGACCGACGACGGCCAACTCCCCTACGGCGCCGATGACTTCGGAAGCTTCGGGCTGCTGGCCAAGCTCCGTGTCGCACTGCCCGGCCACTCGGGCGAGGCGGTGAGCGACTACCGCCGCCAACTCGACCTGAGCAACGGCGTGGTGTCGGCGCGCTATCGACACCGCGGCGTCCGGTATCGCCGCGAGATCTACGCCAGCCACCCGGACGATGTGATCGTCGTCCGGCTCACCGGTGACGGCCCCCACACCGGCACGATCTCCCTGTCCGGCACGCACGAGGAGACCACGTCCGGGGACAAGGGCGGGTTGTCGTTCAGCGGGACGCTGGGCAACGACCTTCGCTACGCCGCGGCCGTGACAGCGGTCAGTGCCACCGGCCGGGTCCGCGTGGAGAACGACAGAATCACCTTCGCCGGCTGCCGTGAACTGCTGATCGTGGTCTGTGGAGGCACCGACTACTTCCCCGACGCCGCGAAGAACTTCCGCGATGCGGCCACCGCTCCCCTCACCGTTGCCCGCGCCAAGGTGGCCGCCGCCGCGAAGGTCTCCGGTGGCACGTTGCTGGACACCCATGTGGCCGACTACCAGCGCCTGTACAACCGGTTCAGCATTGACCTGGGCGAGTCGTCGCAGGTCCAGCGCTCGCTGGACTCGTGGTCGCGCGTCGCGGTGCGGCACACCGACCGGTCGACGCCGGACCCCGAGCTTGAGGCCACGTACGTCCAGTACGGCCGCTACCTCACGATCACCGGATCCCGCGACTGGCTCCCAATGAACCTCCAGGGCATCTGGGTGCACAACAACAAGCCGGACTGGTACGCCGATTACCACACCGACATCAACGTCCAGATGAACTACTGGCTGGCCGACCCCGCCGGACTGGGCGAGAACTCCCTCGCCCTCGCCGAGTACTGCGTGTCCCAACTTCCCGTGTGGACCGATGTCACCAAGCGGCTCTACAACAACGAGAAGAACAGATTCCGTAACAGCACCGGGGACATCGCCGGTTGGGCGGTGGCGTTCTCCACCAACATTCACGGGGGCAGCGGCTGGGTCTGGCACCCGTCCGGCAACGCCTGGCTCTGCAATTCGCTCTGGCGCCACTACGAGTACAGCCAGGACCGGGACTATCTCAAGCTGATCTACCCCGTCCTCAAGGGCGCGGCGGAATTCTGGCGGGCCCGGCTGATCACCGAGACGGTCACCGATCCGGACGGGACCAAGCGTGAGGTGCTGATCGACGACACCGCGTGGTCACCGGAGCACGGCCCGGACGGCAAGGGCAACACCTACGGGCAGGAGCTGGTGTGGGAGCTCTTCGAGGAGTTCGGTACGGCAGCGGCGGTGCTGGGCCGGGACGAGGAACTGGCGGCCGAACTCGCCGCGATGCAGGCCAGGCTCTATCTGCCCCGGGTCAGCCCGAAGACCGGCTGGCTGGAGGAGTGGATGAGCCCGGAGAACCTCGGTGAGACCACGCACCGTCATCTCTCCCCGCTGATCGGTTTCTACCCCGGCGACAGGATCGCCGCGGACACCAGCCCCGCGAAACTCCTCGACGGTGTCCGCGAACTGCTCACCGCACGCGGCATGGACAGCTACGGCTGGGCGTGCGCGTGGCGGTCGTTGTGCTGGTCACGCCTGAAGGAGGCGGAGAAGGCGTACCAGCTCTACCTGACGATTCTGCGACCGTCGATGAACAACGGGAACGGCACGTCGGCCAACTGGTTCGACATGTACAGCCAGGGCAGTTACACGATCTTCCAGATCGACGCGAACCTGGGCGGCGCCGCCGCCGCTCTGGAGATGATCCTCTACTCCCGGCCGGACGTGATCGAGTTGCTGCCGGCTCTCCCCCGTGCGTGGGCCGCCAAGGGTTCGGTGAGCGGCGTCGGGGCTCGCGGCGGCTTCGAGGTGGACCTGTCCTGGCGCGACGGCAAGGCGACGACGGCGACCGTCCGCAGCGTCGGCGGCCGCACGACCGAGCTGCGGGCCGGCGCCTTCCGCAAGCGGATCACCCTGAAGCCCGGCGAATCCATCAAGGTGCGCATCTCCTGA
- a CDS encoding MarR family winged helix-turn-helix transcriptional regulator has protein sequence MAVDGAQLWTLNQRLLSVVMDACSGELAELGLETKEFFVLAEVAASPYPAELAAALMIPKASVTVYVRNLVAKGFMRREIDDEDLRRHRLFLTAEGEAARDRALSALAAEFDRRLARVTPQDRTDLRRILLEML, from the coding sequence GTGGCGGTTGACGGGGCGCAGTTGTGGACGCTGAACCAGCGTCTGCTGAGCGTCGTAATGGATGCCTGCAGCGGTGAACTGGCCGAGCTCGGGCTGGAGACGAAGGAGTTCTTCGTGCTGGCCGAGGTGGCCGCGTCGCCGTATCCCGCCGAACTCGCGGCGGCGCTGATGATCCCTAAGGCGAGCGTGACGGTCTACGTCCGCAACCTCGTCGCGAAGGGGTTCATGCGGCGTGAGATCGACGACGAGGACCTGCGGCGGCACCGGCTCTTTCTGACCGCCGAGGGCGAGGCGGCGCGGGACCGCGCGCTCTCAGCGCTCGCGGCGGAGTTCGACCGCAGGCTGGCGCGGGTTACCCCGCAGGACCGCACGGATCTGCGGCGCATCCTTCTGGAGATGCTCTAG
- a CDS encoding alpha/beta hydrolase produces the protein MLQHITIPRGPIDLSADLHLPDSTDDAAPLRAVVLSTPGSSVKEQIGANYASRLAARGVAALVFDPAHQGQSGGEPRDLEDPYRRGEDISYAIDALSTVPGIAPERIGVLGICAGGGYAVHTARTDHRIKAVGTVVPGNMGTSFRGFQPDGAAAALDTMAAARTEETRSGELTRANWLPDTLEEATAAGLTDIDTTQALTYYRTERGRNEHSTNRRLSRGDSLLLGYDAYHLVDQLMTQPLQVILAGRIGNTGSYESGMELWKLAPNPVDLMVIDGAGHYEMYDEPEYVDAAVDRLATFYLNNL, from the coding sequence ATGCTTCAGCACATCACGATCCCGCGCGGACCGATCGATCTCTCGGCCGATCTCCACCTGCCCGACAGCACCGACGACGCGGCGCCACTGCGCGCCGTGGTGCTCTCCACGCCCGGCAGCAGCGTGAAGGAGCAGATCGGCGCGAACTACGCGTCCCGTCTCGCCGCGCGCGGCGTCGCCGCGCTCGTGTTCGACCCCGCCCATCAAGGTCAGAGTGGCGGAGAGCCTCGCGACCTCGAAGACCCCTACCGCCGCGGCGAGGACATCTCCTACGCGATCGACGCGCTCAGTACGGTCCCCGGCATCGCCCCGGAACGCATCGGCGTCCTCGGCATCTGCGCCGGCGGAGGCTACGCGGTGCACACCGCCCGCACGGACCATCGCATCAAGGCGGTCGGCACGGTCGTCCCAGGCAACATGGGCACGTCGTTCCGCGGCTTCCAGCCCGATGGCGCGGCGGCCGCACTCGACACCATGGCCGCCGCGCGCACCGAAGAGACCCGCTCCGGCGAACTGACCCGCGCGAACTGGCTGCCCGACACCTTGGAAGAGGCCACAGCGGCCGGGCTGACCGATATCGACACGACCCAGGCACTCACCTACTACCGCACCGAGCGGGGCAGGAACGAACACTCCACGAACCGCCGCCTCTCACGCGGCGACTCGCTGCTGCTGGGCTATGACGCGTATCACCTGGTCGACCAGCTCATGACCCAACCGCTCCAGGTCATCCTCGCCGGACGCATCGGCAACACCGGCTCCTACGAGTCCGGCATGGAGTTGTGGAAGCTGGCCCCCAATCCGGTCGACCTCATGGTGATCGACGGCGCCGGCCACTACGAGATGTACGACGAGCCCGAGTACGTCGACGCCGCCGTCGACCGGCTCGCCACCTTCTACTTGAACAACCTCTGA